A genomic stretch from Arachis stenosperma cultivar V10309 chromosome 3, arast.V10309.gnm1.PFL2, whole genome shotgun sequence includes:
- the LOC130965635 gene encoding uncharacterized protein LOC130965635: protein MEKMIKQQELTSKNHEASMRNLERSGRTLVNDKEANKRQAENDEANSKEEVTLKEKDQERLKEKEEQPQASKKGKQIIEEHPPEQRKMVKPYTPPLPYPQRFQKEIKDQQFPKFLEVFKKLEINILLVEALKQMPLYAKFLKELINKKRSWNEKEIVILTQECSALIQEGLPPKLKDLGSFFLPCTIGNISIDKALCDLRSSINLMPLSMMRRLFIEEVKPTQMSLELVDRSLIIPKGVIENLLVRVGKFIFPVDFVIMDLGEEGSDSIILERLFLDTARAIIDVEQGEMTLRIHDEKIILNVF from the exons ATGGAAAAGATGATAAAACAGCAAGAGTTAACTAGTAAGAACCATGAAGCTTCAATGAGGAATCTGGAAAG gagtggaagaaCCTTGGTGAATGACAAAGAAGCTAACAAGAGGCAAGCTGAGAATGATGAGGCCAACAGCAAGGAAGAAGTGACACTTAAGGAAAAGGACCAAGAAAGGCTCAAGGAGAAAGAGGAACAGCCACAAGCTTCAAAGAAAGGAAAGCAAATCATAGAGGAGCATCCACCAGAACAGAGGAAGATGGTGAAGCCTTACACTCCTCCTCTGCCATATCCTCAAAGGTTTCAAAAGGAGATCAAAGACCAACAGTTCCCCAAGTTCCTAGAAGTCTttaagaagctggaaatcaatatTCTACTTGTTGAAGCATTGAAGCAGATGCCTCTATATGCAAAGTTCTTAAAAgaactcatcaacaagaagagaagctggaaTGAAAAAGAGATAGTGATCTTGACACAAGAATGCAGTGCATTGATCCAAGAAGGCCTcccaccaaaactcaaagaccTTGGGAGTTTCTTTTTGCCTTGTACCATTGGTAACATATCCATTGATAAGGCACTGTGTGATTTAAGATCTAGTATCAACCTGATGCCTTTATCCATGATGAGAAGGCTATTTATAGAAGAAGTGAAGCCTACACAGATGTCATTGGAGCTAGTGGATAGATCACTGATAATTCCTAAGGGTGTAATTGAAAATCTCTTGGTCAGAGTAGGAAAATTCATATTTCCAGTAGATTTTGTAATCATGGACCTAGGTGAAGAGGGGAGTGATTCTATTATACTGGAAAGACTTTTCTTAGACACAGCAAGGgccatcattgatgtggaaCAAGGAGAAATGACCTTAAGGATACATGATGAGAAGATCATTCTAAATGTCTTTTAA
- the LOC130965634 gene encoding uncharacterized protein LOC130965634, giving the protein MSAEIRSRGDIVLNIASSGIASLLLPNGRMAHSRFKIPLNITKDFVCNIKPGSPQVMLLLKAKLIIWDETPMIIRYCYKALDKSLGDIMRFSPTYNKDFPFGGKVVVLGEDLNKFFLLFHEDRDKLILPLKVLSDGESEICLPGDIVIPSSDQAFDKLVHFSYPNILDNMSSKGFFKARTILAPMLDIVEDVNNHLMAIIPREKNYILVRIRFVWMKKIWRVN; this is encoded by the exons ATGTCTGCTGAGATTCGCTCAAGGGGTGATATTGTGTTAAATATTGCTTCAAGTGGTATTGCATCTTTACTTCTTCCCAATGGAAGAATGGCACACTCAAGGTTCAAAATACCGCTGAATATAACTAAAGATTTTGTATGTAACATCAAACCTGGTTCTCCTCAAGTAATGCTGCTGTTGAAAGCCAAACTTATAATTTGGGATGAGACTCCAATGATTATTAGGTACTGCTATAAAGCGCTTGATAAAAGCTTAGGTGATATCATGAGGTTTTCTCCAACATATAACAAAGATTTTCCCTTTGGAGGAAAAGTGGTTGTACTAGGTGAAGACTTAAACAAATTCTTTCTATTATTTCACGAGGATCGGGACAAATTAATCTTACCTTTGAAAGTTTTGTCAG ATGGTGAATCTGAGATATGTCTTCCAGGAGATATTGTTATTCCTTCTTCGGACCAAGCATTTGATAAGTTGGTTCATTTTTCTTATCCAAATATTTTGGATAACATGTCCTCAAAGGGTTTTTTCAAAGCAAGAACTATATTGGCTCCCATGCTGGACATCGTTGAAGATGTTAACAACCATCTGATGGCTATCATTCctagagaaaaaaattatatcttagTTCGGATTCGATTTGTATGGatgaagaaaatatggagagtCAACTAG